One window of Lemur catta isolate mLemCat1 chromosome 3, mLemCat1.pri, whole genome shotgun sequence genomic DNA carries:
- the LOC123635947 gene encoding steroid receptor-associated and regulated protein has product MALSENPRDWRASRKGTSLETDLGTSSGRKPAGHPKTVPTAHLTFVIDCARGKHLSLAAPVPPRASSPHQGPVAPPMKTYIVFCGENQPRLTQETTLGGGGLAQARATQPPCRGTAAPASSPGSPREIPETKGRPLKAAPARSSTWGTVKDSLRALSSCVCGQVD; this is encoded by the exons ATGGCCCTGTCAGAAAACCCCAGGGACTGGAGAGCCAGCCGCAAAGGCACCAGCCTTGAGACAGATCTGGGGACCAGCTCAG GCAGGAAGCCGGCCGGCCATCCGAAGACTGTCCCCACGGCTCACCTAACGTTTGTTATCGACTGTGCCCGTGGGAAGCACCTCTCCCTGGCAGCACCTGTGCCGCCCCGAGCCTCCAGCCCCCACCAAGGGCCTGTGGCCCCGCCAATGAAGACCTACATTGTGTTCTGTGGGGAAAACCAGCCCCGTCTGACTCAGGAGACCACCCTGGGTGGCGGAGGCCTTGCCCaggccagggccacacagccaccCTGCAGAGGGACGGCAGCCCCGGCTTCCTCCCCGGGAAGCCCCCGGGAGATTCCTGAGACCAAGGGGAGACCCTTGAAGGCTGCACCTGCGAGGTCTTCAACCTGGGGCACAGTCAAGGACTCCCTCAGAGCTCTCTCCTCCTGTGTCTGTGGGCAGGTGGATTAG